In a single window of the Nicotiana tomentosiformis chromosome 8, ASM39032v3, whole genome shotgun sequence genome:
- the LOC138897050 gene encoding uncharacterized protein, which produces MESDKKRKLESFGRLQPPSFSGAESEDAQGFLDKFVPQSHREELRRQFEQLRQDGMFVTQYEMMFFELARHVIWLVPTYRGSIKWFIDDLTYQLRLLVTREKVSGTTFDEVVDIARQIEVVHSQERGETEAKRPRCSGSFGGVPSGGSRTIAGVVLIGPLRRLIQLIVVH; this is translated from the exons ATGGAAAGTGATAAGAAAAGGAAACTTGAGAGCTTTGGGAGGCTtcaacctccatcatttagcggtgctgagtcagaagatgctcaaggttttctggataa GTTTGTGCCGCAGTCTCATAGGgaggagttgcgcagacagtttgagcagcttcgacaggatggcatgtttgtgacccagtacgagatgatgttttttgagttggctcgtcatgtaatttggttggttcccacttatAGAGGGAGTATTAAGTGGTTTATTGATGACCTCACGTATCAGCTACGGTTGCTTGTGACTAGAGAGAAGGTATCTGGTaccacttttgatgaggtggttgatattgctcggcagatagaggtggTCCATAGCCAAGAGCGTGGTGAGacagaggccaagaggcctcgatgTTCGGGCAGTTTtggtggggtaccttctggagGCAGTCGTACCatagcaggggtcgtccttataggcccgctcagacgactcatccagctcatcgtggtgcattag